A genome region from Labilibaculum antarcticum includes the following:
- a CDS encoding EF-hand domain-containing protein produces MKVNFLKLGVLAIGLVVFSQVNAQEQKPKKATVFAKMDANSDGFLDKAEYVAGMKGKKNKKGEELDAAKLEKMFARKDVNSDKKIDLAEFKAKKKKK; encoded by the coding sequence ATGAAAGTTAATTTTTTAAAATTAGGTGTACTGGCCATAGGCCTGGTTGTTTTTTCTCAAGTGAATGCTCAAGAACAAAAGCCTAAAAAGGCAACTGTTTTTGCAAAAATGGATGCCAATTCAGACGGCTTTTTGGATAAGGCTGAATATGTTGCAGGAATGAAAGGAAAAAAGAATAAAAAAGGAGAAGAATTGGATGCTGCAAAATTGGAGAAAATGTTTGCTAGAAAAGATGTGAACTCCGACAAGAAGATCGATTTGGCTGAATTTAAAGCCAAAAAAAAGAAGAAATAA
- a CDS encoding DUF6261 family protein, translating into MKNISYYLFSHKALFTFIGGIIDLVGKTNAEELGFKIFLEKTKTEFSLFESALKRDYIDPFTEKLVMADQKRDDRFLGFKGYTGVCKYRKAESWGLAAEELERLIARYGNELYRMAFAEESAALDNMIAELQTEPCKTAVVTIQANDWMDEMVEAEQEYKALNQERSETSDQNTNTIGSTRKSTTCAVRSLLSMISLQVQATANPVLVDLIDQLNNHISKSMSNARLSYSLNEKEEPSAETLP; encoded by the coding sequence ATGAAAAATATATCATACTACCTATTTTCGCACAAGGCACTCTTTACTTTTATTGGAGGAATTATCGATCTTGTAGGGAAAACAAACGCAGAAGAATTGGGTTTTAAGATATTCCTCGAGAAAACTAAAACGGAATTCAGTCTGTTCGAATCGGCCTTAAAACGCGATTATATCGATCCATTTACTGAGAAATTGGTGATGGCAGATCAGAAAAGAGACGATCGATTTTTAGGCTTTAAAGGCTATACTGGTGTGTGCAAATATCGCAAAGCAGAAAGCTGGGGACTCGCAGCCGAAGAACTGGAACGCTTAATTGCCCGCTATGGCAACGAATTGTACAGAATGGCCTTTGCCGAAGAATCGGCAGCTTTGGACAATATGATTGCTGAATTGCAAACCGAGCCATGCAAAACAGCTGTTGTAACTATACAGGCGAATGATTGGATGGATGAAATGGTGGAAGCAGAGCAGGAATACAAAGCTCTGAACCAGGAACGCAGCGAAACCAGCGATCAGAATACCAATACTATTGGTAGTACCCGAAAATCAACTACTTGTGCAGTAAGATCCTTGCTTAGCATGATCAGTTTGCAGGTACAAGCTACTGCCAATCCTGTACTTGTCGATTTGATTGATCAATTGAACAATCACATATCGAAAAGTATGAGCAATGCTCGTTTGTCTTACTCTTTGAACGAGAAGGAAGAGCCAAGCGCAGAAACTCTACCCTAA
- a CDS encoding MerR family transcriptional regulator: MGEYITLSNTSKLIGTSKETLRRWDREGKLIAVKEPISNCRVYRKRDMQEFMGELFVTEEESNEAKPSKDFTVFGLFAVGGLVIGMELAGFKCIVLNEICIVSLGYYGILERYPLTNVQLSDTFLISTGLKRINNPVQFLFCFTDMLVCRNWFSSI, translated from the coding sequence ATGGGTGAGTATATTACATTATCTAATACTTCAAAGCTTATTGGTACTAGTAAAGAAACTTTGAGAAGATGGGATAGGGAAGGCAAATTGATTGCTGTAAAAGAACCTATATCAAATTGCAGGGTTTATAGAAAAAGAGACATGCAGGAATTTATGGGGGAGTTATTTGTGACAGAAGAGGAGTCTAATGAGGCTAAACCAAGTAAGGACTTTACAGTTTTTGGGCTCTTTGCAGTTGGTGGCCTGGTAATTGGAATGGAATTGGCGGGGTTTAAATGTATAGTCTTAAATGAAATTTGTATCGTTTCATTAGGTTATTATGGAATACTTGAAAGATACCCTTTAACGAATGTTCAGTTGTCTGATACCTTTTTAATAAGCACAGGATTAAAGCGAATCAATAATCCTGTGCAATTCTTATTTTGTTTTACCGATATGCTAGTTTGTCGTAATTGGTTTAGCAGTATATAA
- a CDS encoding OmpA family protein, with protein MKTFTKNKLVIVSILVSMFYTSNLFSQDAKSIIFNDAKKAYQYAIDKRAEILSPSNFYDGLKYYKKAHSAYESEDNLADIKEYLKEAVNYFQKSTEEIDVMEVLFAETLNSRDDALDAEADVYEKELWEDAQDEFKNATHKYEQGNSDKAKEKGKEAYDLYRKAELAAIKSNLFNHARELIAKAEDMRAEKYAPKTLAKAKKNLKEGQTALETERYDTDKPRMLAKNAEYEASHAIYLVNYIKEIDDQDKEIEDLILRGESYLTQIGDVTGISVKFNKGSSIAAEKISANVIILKDSIFKLKHNLDIYETTNANQIKQIAASAQQIKAMGSKQKEQISDASMKQQMLEDQIAYEEKIVEKFDEVFNMFDMTEANVLRQGNDIILRMTGFNFDIGSAGVKPDNYPLLAKVQNAINIFSESKIVIQGHTDSQGGDSLNLTLSQKRADAVKAYLMANMPDYNQSNIASVGFGESKPIENNETKYGRSKNRRIDVVIKVKRVLYTAKPITTN; from the coding sequence ATGAAAACTTTCACAAAAAACAAGTTGGTGATTGTAAGCATACTTGTAAGTATGTTTTACACTTCTAATCTATTTTCCCAAGATGCTAAGTCGATAATATTTAATGATGCAAAAAAAGCATATCAATACGCTATCGACAAACGGGCAGAAATATTATCCCCTTCAAATTTTTATGACGGATTAAAGTATTATAAAAAAGCTCATTCGGCCTATGAAAGCGAAGACAACCTAGCTGATATCAAAGAATATTTGAAGGAAGCTGTTAATTATTTCCAGAAATCTACTGAGGAAATTGATGTAATGGAAGTTCTTTTCGCTGAAACCCTGAATTCAAGAGATGATGCACTTGACGCTGAAGCGGATGTATACGAAAAAGAGTTGTGGGAGGATGCACAAGATGAATTTAAAAATGCAACCCACAAATACGAGCAAGGCAATTCAGATAAGGCAAAAGAAAAGGGTAAAGAGGCATATGATTTATACCGCAAGGCAGAACTTGCTGCTATTAAATCAAATTTATTCAATCATGCCAGGGAATTAATTGCCAAAGCAGAAGATATGAGAGCCGAAAAATATGCTCCCAAAACCCTTGCAAAAGCTAAAAAAAATCTGAAGGAGGGTCAAACAGCTTTGGAAACTGAACGCTACGATACAGATAAGCCACGTATGCTTGCAAAAAATGCTGAATACGAAGCAAGCCATGCTATTTACCTTGTAAATTATATTAAGGAGATTGATGATCAGGATAAGGAAATTGAAGATTTAATCTTAAGGGGTGAATCCTATCTTACACAAATTGGTGATGTTACAGGTATTTCGGTTAAATTTAATAAAGGCAGCAGCATTGCTGCTGAGAAAATATCGGCAAATGTAATCATACTTAAAGACAGTATTTTCAAGCTTAAGCATAACCTGGATATTTACGAAACAACCAATGCTAACCAAATAAAGCAAATTGCTGCAAGTGCCCAACAAATTAAAGCGATGGGTAGCAAGCAAAAAGAACAAATTTCTGATGCCTCAATGAAACAACAGATGCTGGAAGATCAAATAGCTTATGAAGAAAAGATTGTTGAAAAATTTGATGAGGTATTCAATATGTTTGATATGACTGAAGCCAATGTGCTTCGTCAGGGGAATGACATAATTTTACGAATGACCGGTTTCAATTTTGATATAGGAAGCGCCGGAGTGAAACCTGATAATTATCCCTTACTGGCAAAAGTTCAAAATGCCATCAACATATTCTCCGAAAGCAAGATTGTAATTCAGGGGCATACAGATTCTCAGGGAGGGGATAGTTTGAATTTGACTCTATCTCAAAAAAGAGCCGATGCTGTAAAAGCATATTTAATGGCAAATATGCCGGATTATAACCAGTCAAATATTGCATCTGTTGGATTTGGTGAAAGCAAACCCATTGAAAACAATGAAACAAAATACGGTAGGTCAAAAAACAGGCGTATAGATGTTGTAATTAAAGTAAAAAGAGTATTATATACTGCTAAACCAATTACGACAAACTAG
- a CDS encoding SDR family NAD(P)-dependent oxidoreductase — MKENKYALITGASKGLGKAFAFRLASGGINLLLVALHGEGLPELSAKIKNQFGVEVDYLEINLRDSSAVHEIADWSSKVDVSILINNAGIGGAKPFELASVEYLDAMISINIRSLTLLTYLLLPNLKKQPKSYILNVASMASFSPIAFKTVYPASKSFVYSFSRCLKEELKNTSVSVSVLHPGPMKTNAEVSKRIESQGFLAKLGIQSPEEVAEIAIRNLIGGKTMIIPGYMNKFNWLMMKIIPTRIGVPIISNIVKREIVTQLK; from the coding sequence ATGAAGGAAAATAAATATGCACTGATAACAGGAGCAAGCAAAGGATTAGGCAAAGCATTTGCATTTAGATTGGCTTCGGGGGGTATTAATTTGCTCTTGGTTGCTTTACACGGGGAGGGTTTACCAGAATTGAGTGCCAAAATAAAGAACCAGTTTGGGGTTGAGGTTGATTATCTTGAGATTAATTTGAGAGACTCTTCTGCTGTTCATGAAATTGCCGATTGGTCAAGTAAAGTTGATGTAAGCATACTTATTAACAATGCTGGCATAGGAGGGGCAAAACCATTTGAATTGGCTAGTGTCGAGTATTTGGATGCTATGATTTCGATTAATATTAGAAGTCTGACCTTACTAACCTATTTGTTATTGCCAAATTTAAAAAAACAGCCTAAATCGTATATTCTTAATGTTGCCAGTATGGCTTCGTTTAGCCCTATTGCATTTAAAACCGTGTATCCTGCATCTAAGTCTTTTGTTTACAGTTTTTCGCGCTGTTTGAAAGAGGAATTGAAGAATACGAGTGTTTCCGTTAGTGTTTTGCATCCAGGTCCTATGAAAACAAATGCGGAGGTAAGTAAACGAATCGAATCACAAGGTTTTTTGGCTAAATTAGGAATTCAGTCTCCCGAAGAAGTTGCAGAAATTGCCATTCGTAATTTAATAGGAGGGAAGACGATGATTATTCCTGGCTACATGAATAAGTTCAATTGGTTGATGATGAAGATCATTCCCACAAGAATTGGAGTCCCAATAATTTCGAATATTGTAAAACGGGAGATTGTGACACAATTGAAATAA
- a CDS encoding CPBP family intramembrane glutamic endopeptidase, with amino-acid sequence MLQTYFDNIEIIVVLLYVVLGISLNSYLLTFAKPFRFLLAKYSGETAAKRSVYLQRFMGMFFYGIVPLVIVLILLQGTLRDYGTVLTDPSETLLWGILFAAIIIPLTLYNAKSPSNLAVYPQIRSKKWTLNTLLLSGLTWAGYLLFYEFLFRGFLLFACLREFGAVPAVAINMMIYSVAHIPKGKLETIGAIPLGLLLCVVTLATGSIWFAFLAHVIMALSNEWISLYHNKDIKLAIKF; translated from the coding sequence ATGTTACAAACATATTTTGACAATATCGAGATTATTGTCGTGCTGTTGTATGTTGTGCTTGGAATATCTCTTAATTCCTACCTTTTAACTTTTGCAAAACCATTTCGTTTTTTGCTGGCAAAATATTCCGGCGAAACAGCAGCCAAACGGAGCGTTTATCTGCAACGATTTATGGGGATGTTTTTCTATGGCATTGTGCCGCTTGTAATCGTGCTGATACTGCTGCAGGGCACTCTTCGAGATTATGGTACCGTGCTTACAGATCCATCAGAAACATTGTTGTGGGGAATCCTGTTTGCGGCTATCATCATTCCGTTAACACTCTACAATGCTAAGTCACCTTCTAATCTGGCTGTATATCCGCAAATCCGTTCAAAGAAGTGGACGTTAAACACCTTGCTTCTTAGTGGTTTAACCTGGGCTGGCTATCTGCTTTTTTATGAGTTTTTATTCAGAGGCTTCTTACTGTTTGCCTGCCTAAGAGAATTTGGTGCGGTGCCTGCAGTTGCAATTAATATGATGATTTATTCCGTAGCACATATTCCTAAAGGAAAATTAGAAACAATTGGAGCCATTCCTTTGGGCTTGCTTCTTTGTGTTGTTACCCTTGCTACAGGATCGATTTGGTTTGCTTTTCTGGCGCATGTAATTATGGCGCTAAGCAATGAGTGGATCTCATTGTATCACAACAAGGATATAAAATTGGCAATTAAGTTTTAA
- a CDS encoding SDR family oxidoreductase produces the protein MNILITGATGFIGTRLTLKLAEKGHCVHALYRSEEKAKAIKHPNVILFKGDITDYRSVEKAVKSCEVIFHMAAYAKAWAKDAATFNRINVQGTVNVLDAAQKEGVRKIVYTSTAGVIGPSNCERVTEDTQRDIEYFSEYEITKALAEEKVLEYIHKGLEIVIVNPTRVYGPGLLSVSNGVTKMIKLYSEGKFRWIPGDGESVGNYVYVDDVVEGHILALEEGKSGERYILGGANFSYNDFFELLAKVSERKLRMMKLSLSLMLGVAHLFLLRTKLFGTPPLITSDWAKRFLYNWEVSSAKAQEELNYQITPLDEGFRKTLDWLKSNEGNS, from the coding sequence ATGAATATTCTGATTACAGGAGCTACGGGCTTCATAGGGACAAGACTAACGCTAAAGTTAGCAGAGAAAGGGCATTGTGTGCATGCTTTGTATCGCTCGGAAGAGAAGGCGAAAGCGATTAAACACCCAAATGTAATCTTGTTTAAAGGGGACATTACTGATTACCGATCTGTTGAAAAGGCTGTGAAATCATGCGAAGTGATATTTCATATGGCTGCCTATGCCAAAGCTTGGGCGAAAGATGCCGCTACTTTCAACAGAATAAATGTTCAGGGAACTGTGAACGTACTGGATGCCGCCCAAAAGGAAGGAGTCCGGAAAATAGTTTACACTTCTACGGCCGGGGTTATAGGACCATCGAATTGTGAAAGGGTTACTGAGGATACGCAACGGGATATAGAATATTTCAGCGAATATGAAATAACGAAAGCACTGGCAGAAGAAAAGGTGCTGGAATACATTCACAAGGGACTTGAAATTGTTATTGTTAATCCAACCCGGGTTTACGGACCGGGATTGCTAAGTGTAAGCAATGGGGTAACGAAAATGATTAAGCTTTATTCAGAGGGTAAATTCAGATGGATTCCGGGAGATGGGGAAAGTGTTGGGAACTACGTTTATGTAGATGATGTTGTTGAAGGGCATATTTTGGCTCTTGAAGAAGGCAAGTCGGGTGAAAGATACATTTTGGGAGGTGCCAATTTCTCATACAATGATTTTTTTGAACTTCTGGCTAAAGTTTCTGAACGAAAACTTCGGATGATGAAGCTTTCTCTTTCTTTAATGCTTGGTGTAGCACACCTGTTTCTGCTGCGAACAAAGCTATTTGGAACACCACCATTGATCACTTCGGACTGGGCGAAACGCTTTCTTTATAATTGGGAGGTCTCAAGTGCAAAAGCACAAGAGGAGCTCAATTATCAAATAACTCCGCTGGATGAGGGGTTCAGAAAAACTCTTGACTGGCTGAAAAGCAATGAGGGTAACAGTTAA